A single genomic interval of Demequina sp. NBRC 110054 harbors:
- a CDS encoding ABC transporter substrate-binding protein, which yields MKHRTGAAAAALAIGALALTACSSDGDSTPAATNADGSTDWTGTTLTVMHYEGEESAMGIAWAKAIEIFEEETGATVELQETAFEDLNASAEQLFDSSDAPDVSEYNKGNATAGQLAAIGVIQNLDDAYAEYGWADMLGEGVDTIAMYDEDGVMGSGSFYGVPNYGEFVFMYYNQDMFDEYGLEIPTTMDELEAAMQTFVDAGVTPMTTSAQEYPMGQLWYQLALSEADRDWVNAYQLYTDVVDWTGTEVTTANTTLVDWLDKGYISSEVTGMTAEDAGLQFINGDSPIFYSGSWWYGRMLSDVTDFEFTIANFPETTLTPGSGGNIWVIPVESKQPELAQIFIDITMRPEVQALLGESGGLPVAADTSDITDEDAQKLIEVFNEVNERDGLSFYPDWPTPDFYGDLNSVMQGLVNGDYDADSAAAQLESYYEDYVSTVR from the coding sequence ATGAAGCACCGCACTGGAGCAGCGGCCGCCGCGCTCGCCATCGGCGCGCTGGCCCTCACGGCCTGCTCATCCGACGGCGACTCCACGCCAGCGGCCACCAACGCAGACGGCTCGACCGACTGGACCGGCACCACCCTCACCGTGATGCACTACGAGGGCGAGGAGTCCGCGATGGGCATCGCCTGGGCGAAGGCCATCGAGATCTTCGAGGAGGAGACCGGCGCCACCGTCGAGCTGCAGGAGACCGCGTTCGAGGACCTCAACGCCTCGGCCGAGCAGCTCTTCGACTCGTCCGACGCTCCGGACGTGTCCGAGTACAACAAGGGCAACGCGACCGCGGGCCAGCTCGCCGCGATCGGCGTCATCCAGAACCTGGACGACGCGTACGCCGAGTACGGCTGGGCCGACATGCTCGGCGAGGGCGTCGACACCATCGCGATGTACGACGAGGACGGCGTGATGGGCTCGGGCTCGTTCTACGGCGTCCCGAACTACGGCGAGTTCGTCTTCATGTACTACAACCAGGACATGTTCGACGAGTACGGGCTCGAGATCCCGACCACCATGGACGAGCTCGAGGCCGCGATGCAGACCTTCGTGGACGCCGGGGTCACCCCGATGACCACGTCGGCTCAGGAGTACCCGATGGGCCAGCTCTGGTACCAGCTCGCGCTGAGCGAGGCTGACCGCGACTGGGTCAACGCGTACCAGCTGTACACGGACGTCGTCGACTGGACCGGCACCGAGGTCACCACCGCGAACACCACGCTCGTCGACTGGCTCGACAAGGGCTACATCTCCTCCGAGGTCACCGGTATGACCGCCGAGGACGCCGGCCTGCAGTTCATCAACGGCGACTCGCCGATCTTCTACTCGGGCTCGTGGTGGTACGGACGCATGCTGTCCGACGTCACGGACTTCGAGTTCACGATCGCGAACTTCCCCGAGACCACCCTCACCCCCGGTTCGGGTGGAAACATCTGGGTGATCCCGGTCGAGTCGAAGCAGCCTGAGCTCGCTCAGATCTTCATCGACATCACGATGCGCCCCGAGGTCCAGGCGCTGCTGGGAGAGTCCGGCGGCCTGCCGGTCGCGGCCGACACCTCCGACATCACGGACGAGGACGCGCAGAAGCTGATCGAGGTCTTCAACGAGGTCAACGAGCGCGACGGCCTGTCGTTCTACCCCGACTGGCCGACGCCTGACTTCTACGGCGACCTCAACTCGGTCATGCAGGGCCTCGTGAACGGCGACTACGACGCCGACTCCGCGGCGGCGCAGCTCGAGTCCTACTACGAGGACTACGTCTCCACCGTCCGATAA
- a CDS encoding rhodanese-like domain-containing protein: MADYAGDITPQQAWEMVEDGAVLVDVRTAAEWQWVGVPETAAAGEAPVFVEWVTWPGGAQNQSFLTQLADAGLTADGDRPIVFLCRSGQRSIAAATVATAAGIGPSYNIVGGFEGGPDEAGHRGSTAGWKASGLPWRQS; encoded by the coding sequence GTGGCCGACTACGCAGGGGACATCACGCCGCAGCAGGCGTGGGAGATGGTCGAGGACGGCGCGGTCCTCGTGGACGTGCGCACCGCGGCGGAGTGGCAGTGGGTGGGCGTGCCCGAGACGGCCGCCGCTGGCGAGGCACCGGTCTTCGTGGAGTGGGTGACGTGGCCGGGTGGCGCGCAGAACCAGAGCTTCCTGACGCAGCTCGCCGACGCTGGCCTGACCGCCGACGGCGACCGCCCCATCGTCTTCCTGTGCCGCTCGGGGCAGAGGTCCATCGCGGCGGCGACCGTGGCGACGGCGGCGGGTATCGGCCCGTCGTACAACATCGTCGGCGGCTTCGAGGGCGGCCCGGACGAGGCCGGCCACCGCGGCTCGACCGCCGGCTGGAAGGCCTCGGGGCTGCCCTGGCGCCAGAGCTGA
- a CDS encoding FtsX-like permease family protein, which produces MIGQLLRENLRAHRTYLTWTTALLALAVGFTSFTAYVAAQQAWIVDYVAAAHGQDGEWWTNVGIGDSTAAAEVFDYATILTQAELDALVTQANSDGAGLVATMEGPAELAAVGTSPDLSLFSDRTTIWNTLAMTGAVEWDALLAAGTAPGKGEVAVSATTASALGLEIGDTLRAGTWSGSDGDEFVELGTLKVSGLLRPPLEERYAVWQEEAIIDWDSAQELSALAAQEAGIGTDYDVDGVALFAQHVTPQLAGLGASRPPGGWYESTGVWDLSYLMLAAGVLAVGLLGMAFAVGRSQAQARMRWVATARVLGARRSTIVGATVLETLGVGLLAGVVGAASAYALVVLDWERLVSANPDALIPPHASIARWIPLAMVALAVVIAAIIGAIPAFWSARVAPAAALKPVTPLTEARLSRLVPMWPLLSLWGLCALGALVLVHGIPGDQGWANEVSQTAGFWALASVAAIAAGLTSVALTVEITRRAVSRLATALSRARRPWLIAAGTALAGRPAVASAPAAVLALAATLGAGLATYVALLGWADQGNPYLASSTPQGQWLGPFAFAASSATGSASGAQGVLALIVGGLLVLVALAAFLSARASTVAEDRAQAALGLDAGSVGLASAAQFGLPLALGTVVGGVLGVAGGAALFRTTLFEFDAQGSVSARTEAGAAWAFTHLTHAVLPTFFVIAVLLGTIALGSLVAGMVARVGTRPRASLGA; this is translated from the coding sequence ATGATCGGCCAGCTCCTGCGCGAGAACCTGCGCGCGCATCGGACGTATCTGACCTGGACCACTGCACTGCTGGCACTCGCGGTCGGGTTCACCTCCTTCACGGCGTACGTCGCCGCGCAGCAGGCCTGGATCGTGGACTACGTCGCCGCCGCCCACGGACAGGACGGCGAATGGTGGACGAACGTAGGCATCGGCGACAGCACAGCCGCCGCAGAGGTGTTCGACTACGCGACGATCCTCACCCAGGCCGAGCTCGATGCGCTGGTCACGCAAGCGAACTCCGACGGGGCCGGCCTGGTCGCCACGATGGAGGGACCCGCCGAGCTCGCCGCGGTCGGGACCTCACCCGACCTGTCGCTCTTCAGCGACCGCACCACGATCTGGAACACGCTCGCGATGACCGGGGCGGTCGAATGGGACGCCCTGCTCGCCGCTGGAACGGCCCCCGGCAAGGGCGAGGTGGCGGTCAGCGCGACGACCGCGAGCGCACTAGGCCTCGAGATCGGCGACACACTGCGCGCCGGAACCTGGAGCGGGAGCGACGGCGACGAGTTCGTCGAGCTCGGCACGCTCAAGGTGAGTGGCCTGCTCAGGCCACCACTGGAGGAGCGCTACGCGGTCTGGCAGGAGGAGGCGATCATCGACTGGGACTCGGCCCAGGAGCTCAGCGCGCTCGCCGCCCAGGAGGCGGGAATCGGCACCGACTACGACGTCGACGGCGTCGCGCTGTTCGCACAGCACGTCACGCCTCAGCTCGCCGGGCTAGGAGCGTCCCGGCCGCCGGGTGGCTGGTACGAATCGACCGGCGTGTGGGACCTGAGCTATCTGATGCTCGCCGCCGGCGTGCTCGCCGTCGGGCTTCTCGGCATGGCCTTCGCCGTAGGTCGCTCCCAGGCGCAGGCACGGATGCGCTGGGTCGCGACCGCGCGGGTGCTCGGCGCACGACGCTCCACGATCGTCGGTGCGACAGTTCTCGAGACGCTCGGAGTCGGCCTGCTCGCAGGAGTGGTCGGCGCCGCCAGCGCCTACGCGCTTGTGGTGCTCGACTGGGAGCGTCTTGTCTCCGCGAACCCTGACGCCCTGATCCCGCCGCACGCATCGATCGCTCGCTGGATCCCGCTCGCGATGGTGGCGCTCGCCGTGGTCATCGCGGCGATCATCGGCGCGATCCCGGCCTTCTGGTCAGCAAGGGTCGCGCCCGCTGCCGCGCTCAAGCCGGTCACACCGTTGACGGAGGCACGGCTCTCGCGCCTCGTGCCCATGTGGCCGCTGCTCTCGCTGTGGGGATTGTGCGCCCTCGGCGCGCTCGTGCTCGTGCACGGCATCCCCGGAGACCAGGGCTGGGCCAACGAGGTATCGCAGACCGCAGGGTTCTGGGCGCTCGCCTCCGTCGCGGCGATCGCGGCCGGCCTCACCTCCGTCGCGCTGACCGTCGAGATCACGAGGCGCGCCGTGTCCCGTCTCGCCACGGCACTGTCCCGCGCGAGGCGTCCGTGGCTGATCGCGGCAGGGACCGCGCTCGCGGGGCGACCCGCCGTCGCCTCGGCGCCCGCCGCGGTCCTGGCGCTCGCGGCGACCCTGGGCGCGGGGCTCGCGACGTACGTGGCCCTGCTCGGGTGGGCCGATCAGGGCAACCCCTACCTCGCTTCCAGCACGCCGCAAGGGCAGTGGCTCGGCCCCTTCGCGTTCGCCGCAAGCTCCGCGACGGGCTCCGCCTCTGGCGCTCAGGGCGTCCTCGCGCTGATCGTCGGCGGGCTGCTCGTGCTGGTCGCGCTCGCCGCCTTCCTCTCGGCACGCGCGTCGACCGTGGCCGAGGATCGTGCTCAAGCCGCGCTCGGACTCGATGCCGGCAGTGTCGGTCTCGCCTCCGCCGCTCAGTTCGGGCTTCCGCTCGCACTCGGGACGGTGGTCGGCGGCGTCCTCGGAGTCGCTGGAGGGGCGGCGCTGTTCAGGACAACGCTGTTCGAGTTCGATGCGCAGGGTTCCGTGTCCGCGCGCACGGAGGCGGGTGCGGCGTGGGCATTCACGCACCTCACCCACGCCGTGCTGCCGACGTTCTTCGTGATCGCCGTGCTGCTCGGGACGATCGCGCTCGGCTCGCTCGTCGCGGGAATGGTCGCGCGCGTGGGGACACGACCACGCGCGAGCCTGGGCGCCTGA
- a CDS encoding carbohydrate ABC transporter permease, whose protein sequence is MSSSLPLVREKRPKKRPAEPARIPERQGSKLGYWLYFIPGAIAVGVVIFYPLVRNLRLSFFHWRGGRAEESFAGLENWIALFGDEEFLQSFQNIFLVIIAMVIVPTLLGLVISALLFDVVGRRFSGKLSSFLRATYYLPQILPIAVAGVMFSWILKPNETGVLNQFLSAITGNEVTINWLGGSYGTAMGSVMVLMIWIQIGYPVVIFMAALGRVEPQLYEAAELDGANWFQRFRAITLPMIRPEVFVVSLTTTIAALKVFAPVFILTAGGPNKSTYVPSFYAYNEFINGTDKGYAATIASAITIVVFVVAVIFIRVQNAAEKKEA, encoded by the coding sequence ATGTCTTCCTCCCTCCCCCTTGTGCGCGAGAAGCGCCCCAAGAAGCGCCCGGCGGAACCCGCGCGGATCCCGGAGCGCCAGGGCAGCAAGCTCGGCTACTGGCTCTACTTCATCCCCGGCGCGATCGCCGTCGGCGTCGTCATCTTCTACCCGCTCGTCCGCAACCTGCGCCTGAGCTTCTTCCACTGGCGCGGAGGCCGCGCCGAGGAGAGCTTCGCGGGCCTGGAGAACTGGATCGCCCTGTTCGGCGACGAGGAGTTCCTCCAGTCGTTCCAGAACATCTTCCTCGTGATCATCGCCATGGTGATCGTGCCGACGCTGCTCGGCCTGGTGATCTCGGCGCTGCTCTTCGACGTGGTCGGCCGCCGCTTCAGCGGCAAGCTGTCGAGCTTCCTGCGCGCCACCTACTACCTGCCGCAGATCCTCCCGATCGCCGTCGCCGGTGTGATGTTCAGCTGGATCCTCAAGCCGAACGAGACGGGCGTGCTCAACCAGTTCCTCTCCGCCATCACGGGCAACGAGGTCACGATCAACTGGCTGGGCGGCTCGTACGGCACCGCGATGGGCTCGGTCATGGTCCTCATGATCTGGATCCAGATCGGCTACCCCGTCGTGATCTTCATGGCGGCCCTGGGCCGCGTCGAGCCGCAGCTGTACGAGGCCGCGGAGCTCGACGGCGCCAACTGGTTCCAGCGCTTCCGCGCGATCACGCTGCCGATGATCCGGCCCGAGGTGTTCGTGGTCTCGCTGACCACGACGATCGCGGCGCTCAAGGTCTTCGCACCGGTCTTCATCCTCACGGCCGGCGGACCGAACAAGTCCACCTACGTGCCCTCGTTCTACGCGTACAACGAGTTCATCAACGGCACCGACAAGGGCTACGCGGCGACGATCGCGTCGGCCATCACCATCGTCGTGTTCGTGGTCGCGGTGATCTTCATCCGCGTGCAGAACGCCGCCGAGAAGAAGGAGGCGTGA
- a CDS encoding acetylxylan esterase, which translates to MGAYDLPLAELRGYRPQIAEPADFDEFWASTLAGSRALAEPPTATPVDAGLPRIAFADVSFSGFGGDRIRAWLSRPAGVDEPLPVIVQFQGYGGGRGLPHEHTLWASAGYAHLMVDTRGQGAAGWGSVGDTPDPHGSGPSHSGFMTRGILDPHEHFYTRAMTDAALAVDATAALPGLDPDRVIVAGASQGGALATAAAGLHDRPIGLLSDVTFLCHLRRAADIADTDPYGEIRSYLAGHRDRVDQVFRTLSYIDVANHARRGRAPALWSAALMDTICPPSTVFAAFNRYGELGGDPSKAIEVYEFNDHEGGGAFQVARQLEFVRGLLG; encoded by the coding sequence GTGGGCGCCTACGACCTCCCGCTCGCGGAGCTTCGCGGCTACCGACCCCAGATAGCCGAGCCCGCAGACTTCGACGAGTTCTGGGCCTCGACCCTCGCCGGCTCGCGCGCGCTCGCCGAGCCCCCGACCGCGACGCCGGTGGACGCGGGGCTGCCGCGGATCGCGTTCGCGGACGTCTCCTTCAGCGGCTTCGGCGGCGACCGGATCCGCGCGTGGCTGTCGCGGCCCGCGGGCGTGGATGAGCCGCTGCCCGTGATCGTGCAGTTCCAGGGCTACGGCGGCGGCCGAGGGCTGCCTCACGAGCACACCCTGTGGGCCTCGGCGGGCTACGCGCACCTCATGGTCGACACGCGCGGCCAGGGCGCGGCGGGCTGGGGCAGCGTCGGCGACACCCCCGACCCGCACGGCTCGGGACCCTCGCACTCGGGCTTCATGACGCGCGGGATCCTCGACCCACACGAGCACTTCTACACGCGCGCCATGACCGACGCGGCGCTCGCCGTGGACGCGACGGCGGCGCTGCCGGGACTCGACCCCGACCGGGTCATCGTCGCGGGCGCGTCCCAGGGTGGCGCCCTCGCCACGGCCGCCGCGGGGCTCCACGACCGCCCGATCGGGCTGCTCTCCGACGTCACCTTCCTGTGCCACCTGAGGCGCGCCGCGGACATCGCCGACACCGACCCCTACGGTGAGATCCGCAGCTACCTCGCGGGACATCGCGACCGGGTCGACCAGGTCTTCCGCACGCTGAGCTACATCGACGTCGCAAACCACGCGCGCCGAGGCCGGGCGCCCGCGCTGTGGTCGGCCGCGTTGATGGACACGATCTGCCCGCCATCGACGGTGTTCGCTGCCTTCAACCGCTACGGCGAGCTCGGAGGGGATCCCTCGAAGGCGATCGAGGTCTACGAGTTCAACGACCACGAGGGCGGCGGAGCGTTCCAGGTCGCACGGCAGCTGGAGTTCGTGCGCGGGCTGCTCGGCTGA
- a CDS encoding LacI family DNA-binding transcriptional regulator, with protein sequence MATVDDVAKAAGVSISTVSYALSGKRAISHETRDRVLKAAAELNYQPRASARMLAANRSHILAVTAPLHEDTDHSVHMQFAMEVTKEAAELGYDTLLLVHDDAMQSMRRAAATALADGVVVLDVDADDPRADLARALDYPVVFIGIPHDATDLMCVDMDFEQAARMAVDRLADAGHTSIGLISHPRVTVERGSNFPLRFRDAFVARCEERGLDHAVAYPREHSAREAVDNLLSALPNMTGLVLNTSSDVAADASPALAAHGLSIPHDVSVVAAGAAYPTHRLPVPLDRIPLDAQASCTAAVDLLVAAIDRGEREARTLLIPPEYQDFGSVRAPVDSAEKAAQHLV encoded by the coding sequence ATGGCGACAGTGGATGACGTGGCGAAGGCCGCGGGCGTATCCATCAGCACCGTCTCGTACGCGCTGAGCGGCAAGCGAGCCATCTCTCACGAGACGCGGGACCGCGTCCTCAAGGCCGCCGCCGAGCTCAACTACCAGCCCCGCGCCAGCGCGCGAATGCTCGCCGCCAACCGTTCGCACATCCTCGCGGTCACCGCCCCGCTGCACGAGGACACCGATCACTCGGTCCACATGCAGTTCGCGATGGAGGTCACCAAGGAGGCCGCCGAGCTCGGCTACGACACGCTGCTGCTGGTCCACGACGACGCGATGCAGAGCATGCGCCGCGCTGCCGCGACCGCGCTCGCGGACGGCGTCGTCGTCCTCGACGTCGATGCGGACGACCCCCGCGCCGATCTCGCCCGCGCCCTCGACTACCCGGTCGTCTTCATCGGCATCCCCCACGACGCGACCGACCTCATGTGCGTGGACATGGACTTCGAGCAGGCCGCCCGCATGGCCGTCGACCGCCTCGCGGACGCCGGCCACACGAGCATCGGCCTGATCTCCCACCCGCGCGTCACCGTCGAGCGCGGCTCCAACTTCCCTCTCCGTTTCCGGGACGCCTTCGTCGCACGGTGCGAGGAGCGCGGCCTCGACCACGCAGTCGCCTACCCTCGCGAGCACTCCGCTCGCGAGGCCGTCGACAACCTGCTCTCCGCGTTGCCGAACATGACCGGGCTGGTGCTCAACACCAGCTCGGACGTGGCGGCCGACGCCTCGCCAGCGCTCGCCGCGCACGGCTTGTCCATCCCCCACGACGTCTCCGTCGTCGCAGCCGGGGCCGCCTACCCGACGCACCGCCTGCCGGTGCCGCTCGACAGGATCCCGCTCGACGCGCAGGCGTCGTGCACCGCCGCGGTGGACCTGCTGGTCGCCGCCATCGACAGGGGGGAGCGCGAAGCCCGCACCCTCCTGATCCCGCCCGAATACCAGGACTTCGGCTCCGTCCGCGCCCCCGTGGACAGCGCCGAGAAGGCGGCCCAGCACTTGGTCTGA
- a CDS encoding carbohydrate ABC transporter permease, producing the protein MTTTTASSGRTKTPAAPEKGNNKSRPRTPAEWILMILAVFGAALIVFPMLLLLLNAFKSPSDYANSSPLDFPEALDFTGIQAFWEGQNFPRALWNSIFISTMVAILAVILSVLNSFAIGIGRVKGRTWIVLVFLMANLIPQEMLFDPLFNLYDDLGLLSNPWSVIITFTVIQAAFGTYLLSSLLGTFPKEILEAAAVDGASRAKILRSVIVPIIRPTLSVLMVFFFIWTWNEFLLPLAFLNTSDSLTVPLLLEQLNGERQTDTTTLIAGTLISIIPTIIFFLIFQRTLTRGITAGAVK; encoded by the coding sequence ATGACCACCACGACCGCATCGTCCGGCAGGACCAAGACGCCTGCCGCCCCCGAGAAGGGCAACAACAAGTCCCGGCCGCGTACCCCCGCCGAGTGGATCCTCATGATCCTCGCGGTGTTCGGCGCCGCGCTGATCGTCTTCCCGATGCTCCTGCTGCTGCTCAACGCGTTCAAGTCCCCCTCGGACTACGCGAACTCGAGCCCGCTGGACTTCCCCGAGGCGCTCGACTTCACCGGCATCCAGGCGTTCTGGGAGGGACAGAACTTCCCGCGCGCGCTGTGGAACTCGATCTTCATCTCCACGATGGTCGCGATCCTCGCCGTCATCCTGTCGGTGCTGAACTCGTTCGCGATCGGCATCGGCCGCGTGAAGGGCCGCACCTGGATCGTGCTCGTGTTCCTCATGGCGAACCTCATCCCCCAGGAGATGCTGTTCGACCCGCTGTTCAACCTCTACGACGACCTGGGCCTGCTGTCCAACCCGTGGTCCGTCATCATCACCTTCACGGTGATCCAGGCGGCGTTCGGCACCTACCTGCTGTCGAGCCTGCTGGGCACGTTCCCCAAGGAGATCCTCGAGGCCGCGGCCGTCGACGGCGCGAGCCGCGCCAAGATCCTCCGCTCGGTGATCGTGCCGATCATCCGGCCGACGCTGTCCGTCCTCATGGTGTTCTTCTTCATCTGGACGTGGAACGAGTTCCTGCTGCCGCTGGCCTTCCTCAACACGTCCGACTCGCTCACGGTGCCGCTGCTGCTCGAGCAGCTGAACGGCGAGCGTCAGACGGACACCACCACCCTGATCGCGGGCACGCTCATCAGCATCATCCCGACGATCATCTTCTTCCTCATCTTCCAGCGCACCCTCACGCGCGGCATCACGGCAGGAGCAGTGAAGTGA